The genomic segment GCTCTGGGCGATCCAGGACAACCCCGCCCTCACCCCCGTACAGCTCAGCGAGACATACGCGGTGAGCCCGGCCCACCTGCGGCGCTGCTTCCACCGGTTTGTGGGGGTCTCTCCCCAAGCCTACCTGACCGAGCGTCGGCTGGAGCGTGCCTGCCGCCTGCTCCGAAGTACCCACATGACGGTCGCGGCGGTAGGGGAGGCGATCGGCTTTGAGAGTGTCTACACCTTCAGCCGTGTCTTCACCGAGCGCTTTCTGGTTCCTCCGTCGAAGTGGCGCGCTCTGAGCGAATCCGATAACAAGATTGCCGTGCTGGATAAACCCTAATTAGCTTTGCTCCCGTAGAATGGGGAGCACGATGAAGCTCACTCTCTTGCCCGCTCCGGCGCGGGCGATCTTTCGTGATCCGGACTACTACATCTGGTGCGGGAGCATGGTCCGCACCGACGACGGTAAGTGCCATTTGTTCTACTCCCGCTGGCCGCGCAAGCTGGGGCACTACGCCTGGGTGACCCACTCCGAGATCGCCCATGCGGTCGCGGACTCGCCGCTGGGGCCGTATCGACATGCGGATGTCGCGCTGCCCGTGCGGGGAAAAGAGCTCTGGGACGGCCTCTGCACGCACAACCCGACCATCCATAGGTTCGGCAACAAGTTCTATCTCTACTACATGGGCAACACCGGCGATGGGGTGGCGATGAAGACCCTCAACTGGACCCACCGTAACAACCAGCGTATCGGGGTTGCCGTGGCAGACTCGCCCAACGGTCCGTGGAAGCGCTTCGACAAGCCTCTGATCGACGTGACACCTGGCTTCCACGATGCCCTCATGACCAGCAATCCCGCGGTCTGTGCGACTCCCGAGGGCAAGACACTCATGGTCTACAAAGCCGTAGGAACGCAGAAACCCGCTCCGTTTGGCGGCCCTGTTGTCCATATCGCCGCCCTCGCCGAGACCCCGACCGGGCCGTTTGTGAAGCACCCAACCCCGGTCTTCACCAAAGAGGGCGTGCTCTTTGCCGCCGAGGACCCGTATATCTGGCTAGACAGTTCGGGCAAGCGCTTCTGGGCAATTGTGAAGGACAACGAGGGGCACTTCACCCACGCGGGCAAGTCTCTGGCGCTCTTCACATCGCCCAACGGTCTGGACTGGGCACCCACCGAGAGCCCCTTGATCTCCACGACCGAGATTACTTGGGCCGATGGTAGGAAACAAAAGCTCAACTCCCTGGAGCGGCCCCAGCTCTGGCGCTCCGCAGACGGAAGAGAGGCCGCACTGTTCTGTGCCTGCGACGAGACCAAGGAGCGCACGCACTCGTTCAATCTCGCGATCCCGGTGGAGCTAGGCTAGTGCGGACTGTTCTGAAGAACGCGGCCTACACGCTGACCGTCCTCGCGGAGGGCACTCTCTCGCTGGTCGCCAACGCGGGGGGCGCCCCTGTCCGCTTTGCGTCGCAGTTCTTGGTGCTCCGGCGCGACGACGACCCAAAAGTGACGCTTCGTCGCGCTGAGCTGCCGCAGAACATCAACTACAGTGTCCCCACCTGGCTGCGTGCCTCCGGGGCCGCCGATAGCTCCTTGAAAACCGCCGCGACCGATACCAAGGTCGCCGCAGGCGATGGCCTCGACCCTGCGACCCTCCAGGGCAGTGGGGCCAACCGTACGGGGAGTCTCTTCCGCGCCGCCGCTTCTACGATACTCACGGCAGTACGCACGGAGGTGGTCGGGCAGACGGTCCACTGGCACTTCCCTGAGCACGCCGACTTCTCGTTGACCGCCGAGGTCACGCTCCTGCCCGGACGCGAGAGCCCACGCCTGCGCTTTGTGGTCACGCCCAAGCGGGCAGGGTTCTACTCCGTGGGCTATCTCGGGGCCGCTGCGACCGAGCCCGCAGGCACACAGGAGAGCTGGCAACCCCTGATCTGGCAAGAGAAGCGCTTCCCCAGTGCCTCGTTTCTCACGCCCGCCTTCCACTGCCCCCTCCCGACAACCCTGGTGATGGCCCAAGACCGCACCTACGGCCTGATCGCCGAGCCCAGCGAGCTACCGTTTCAGCCCCTCCCGACCTTTGAGAACTCCCGCTTTGGGGTGGCGCTCCGCGACAGCGACGGCAAGGCGCGCCCGATGCTCTTTGCCCCGATG from the Armatimonas rosea genome contains:
- a CDS encoding glycoside hydrolase family protein: MKLTLLPAPARAIFRDPDYYIWCGSMVRTDDGKCHLFYSRWPRKLGHYAWVTHSEIAHAVADSPLGPYRHADVALPVRGKELWDGLCTHNPTIHRFGNKFYLYYMGNTGDGVAMKTLNWTHRNNQRIGVAVADSPNGPWKRFDKPLIDVTPGFHDALMTSNPAVCATPEGKTLMVYKAVGTQKPAPFGGPVVHIAALAETPTGPFVKHPTPVFTKEGVLFAAEDPYIWLDSSGKRFWAIVKDNEGHFTHAGKSLALFTSPNGLDWAPTESPLISTTEITWADGRKQKLNSLERPQLWRSADGREAALFCACDETKERTHSFNLAIPVELG